The following are from one region of the Silene latifolia isolate original U9 population chromosome 9, ASM4854445v1, whole genome shotgun sequence genome:
- the LOC141598427 gene encoding uncharacterized protein LOC141598427, with protein sequence MAGRTDDPMPSVTLDRESWLRIFMDQMNQSTRLKNDGSNFADWEAALRNAAIADGKLKYLTEPIPPNPGPTAGINEIDKYNDFAMEAGAVKNVLIFAMESNLQKSFIAQSANKIFTTLTKEFSKAPRIVTYELTSRFFEAKLQKGQPVSPHILSMIENVEKLETLDCKISENTVIDRMLHSLHDGFALFRANYYMNDLKKSPHALHSLLVQTEKDMKFSGSMKQDVLVVSNKGKGKGKVQPGLAVGKPKFKKSGSGKSGPGESSNSSGATKSKNDNMECHHYHKTGHWRRTCPVYHEDIKAGRVKPVGPPKHRTPRKG encoded by the exons atggCTGGCCGtactgacgacccaatgccaagtgtcacattggaccgtgagtcctggcttcggatctttatggatcagatgaatcagtctactcgactgaagaatgatggatcgaacttcgcggactgggaggcggcattacggaatgctgccattgctgatgggaagctcaaatatctgactgagcccatcccaccaaacccaggccccacggctggaattaacgaaatcgacaagtataacgatttcgccatggaagcgggtgcggtaaagaacgtacttatttttgcaatggaatccaatttgcagaaaagCTTCAtagcccaaagtgcaaacaagattttcactacgctcacaaaggaattctcgaaagctccgagaatcgtgacctatgagcttaccagtcgcttctttgaggcgaagctccagaagggccaaccggttagcccacacattctcagcatgattgagaatgtcgagaaactggagacacttgattgtaagatcagtgagaacaccgtgattgaccgcatgcttcattcactccacgatggttttgcgctctttagagccaattactatatgaatgatttgaagaaaagtcctcatgcactacactcccttctcgtacagaccgagaaggacatgaagtttagtgggagcatgaaacaggatgttctcgttgtgtcaaacaaaggcaagggtaagggcaaagttcagccaggcctagcagtaggcaaaccgaagtttaagaagtcgggttcaggaaagagtggtcctggtgagtcgagcaactcatcaggcgcgacaaagagcaagaatgataacatggaatgccatcattaccacaagactgggcattggaggcgtacatgtcctgtctatcatgaggacataaaagcaggtcgcgtcaaacctgttg ggcctccgaaacatcgaacccctcgtaaagggtga